The Manihot esculenta cultivar AM560-2 chromosome 11, M.esculenta_v8, whole genome shotgun sequence genome includes a region encoding these proteins:
- the LOC122725089 gene encoding uncharacterized protein LOC122725089, with translation MDVNGKSKDNIKARQDLKVYCNRPELELLYNNGKVYKPKATYSLNKEQKRSICQWLKDLRLPDGYASNIAQSVSVNDCKFYGLKSHDCHILMQRLIPIAFRDILPKAVWDALTELSHFFRDITATTLTEENLNILEKNIVESICKMEKIFPPGFFDSMEHLPIHLAYEAKVGGPVQYRWMYPFERYLFDLKKKVKNKASVEGSIVEAYLIEEISSFCSHYFEPSISTRLNRVPRNDDGGHVEPMGRLSIFTHAGRPFGQLEHGRMLSNEEYCAAHLYVLLNCPEIDPFIE, from the exons ATGGATGTGAATGGCAAATCAAAGGACAATATCAAGGCAAGACAAGATTTGAAAGTCTATTGCAATCGTCCCGAGTTAGAATTGTTGTATAATAATGGTAAAGTGTACAAACCTAAAGCCACTTATTCTTTGAATAAAGAACAGAAACGGTCAATTTGTCAATGGCTTAAGGATTTGAGGTTGCCTGACGGTTATGCTTCGAACATTGCTCAGTCTGTTAgtgtgaatgattgtaaattttatgGATTAAAAAGCCATGATTGCCACATATTGATGCAAAGACTGATACCAATTGCATTTCGTGACATATTGCCTAAAGCAGTTTGGGATGCTTTGACTGAGTTGAGTCATTTTTTTAGAGACATAACTGCAACCACACTCACAGAAGAAAATTTGAATatcttagaaaaaaatattgttgAGAGCATTTGCAAGATGGAGAAGATATTCCCACCCGGTTTCTTTGACTCAATGGAGCATTTACCTATTCACTTGGCATACGAGGCAAAAGTAGGTGGACCTGTGCAATATCGTTGGATGTATCCCTTTGAACG ATACCTCTTTGACTTGAAGAAAAAAGTCAAAAATAAAGCTTCTGTTGAGGGTTCAATTGTTGAGGCATATCTTATTGAGGAAATTTCATCTTTTTGCTCACATTACTTTGAGCCATCTATCTCGACAAGACTAAATAGAGTCCCAAGAAatgatgatggtggacatgtagAACCTATGGGACGCCTTTCGATTTTCACTCATGCAGGTCGACCTTTTGGGCAGTTGGAACATGGCAGAATGTTGTCAAATGAAGAGTACTGTGCAGCACATTTATATGTGTTATTGAATTGTCCTGAAATTGATCCGTTTATTGAGTAA
- the LOC122725010 gene encoding uncharacterized protein LOC122725010: MRERELANWLKDYVGRNEVDNYIYQIAQGPSRKVQSYKGYFVNGFKFHRHDYGRERKTLNSGVWVKGSCYNEYESDYYGLLNDVLELEYFGEKNKIILFKCEWFDTNRGVRVHPQHGLVEINVKLRLASSDPFILAQQAHQVCYIKYPKINKVRVDWCAVFKTKVRSTYNIGPSMVNNNSNEQNSNDVAYQEDDVSRPQEIVPTTELDDPTMLLDSSSMVEVDVNELQQVQQPLEVVEDEDEDVEEEEEGEDEEEEEDTEKSDDDLEVDGIDSDDDVNLEDDSE; encoded by the exons ATGCGAGAGCGAGAACTGGCTAATTGGTTAAAAGACTAT GTGGGAAGGAACGAAGTTGATAACTACATTTATCAAATAGCTCAAGGGCCCAGCCGAAAAGTACAATCATATAAAGGATATTTTGTGAATGGATTTAAATTTCATCGACATGATTATGGCAGAGAGCGAAAAACATTAAATAGTGGTGTATGGGTCAAAGGAAGTTGTTATAATGAATATGAAAGTGATTACTATGGCTTGCTGAATGATGTATTAGAATTAGAGTACTTTGGAGAGAAAAACAAGATAATCCTTTTCAAGTGTGAATGGTTTGACACTAATAGAGGGGTAAGGGTCCATCCTCAACATGGTCTTGTGGAAATCAATGTCAAATTAAGGCTAGCATCATCTGATCCATTTATTTTAGCTCAACAAGCTCATCAAGTTTGCTATATTAAATATCCTAAAATCAATAAAGTCAGAGTTGACTGGTGTGCGgttttcaaaaccaaagttaggAGCACTTACAATATTGGACCTTCCATGGTTAACAACAATTCAAATGAGCAAAACTCCAATGATGTTGCTTATCAAGAGGATGATGTCTCAAGACCTCAAGAAATTGTACCAACAACCGAACTTGATGATCCCACAATGTTACTTGATTCAAGTAGTATGGTTGAGGTGGATGTTAATGAATTGCAACAAGTGCAACAACCACTTGAAGTGGTGGAAGATGAAGATGAGGatgtagaggaagaggaagagggagaggatgaagaagaggaagaagacacTGAAAAGTCAGATGACGATTTAGAAGTTGATGGTATTGATAGTGATGATGATGTCAACTTAGAAGATGATTCTGAATGA